The Streptomyces uncialis genomic interval CGGGCCGGTCCATCCCCCTGGGAGGAGGACGACCGGCGCGTGGAGATCGTTGGCCCGGGAACCGGCCAGGTACCACCCGTGGGAGTGAACCGGCGCCCACGCGCGCCGGTCGCACGCCCCCGGGCGCCCGACGCGCCCCGCGCGCCCTCCGGCACCGGGGCCCGGCGGGGACGTGACCGGCGTCCTATCGCGATCCCCGGTGCGGGTGGCACAGTGGCGCGACCATTCGGGGACATTTCCCTCCGCTCGACGAAGCGAGACCCCATGAACGCGACCGCATTCCAGACCCGCCGCGCCGCCGCCCGCACGGGTGGCCCGCGCACCGACGGCCCCCGCGTCCTCGAACACGTCCTCGGCTGGACCCTGGTCGTGGTGATCGCGATGCTCGTCACCCGCCTCGGCCTGATGTGAGCCGGGCCCGGTCCCTCCGGGCCGGGCGCCGTGACCGATGCGGCCGGGCCGGGTGGGACGGATGCCGTCGCGTGGGACCGATGTGGCCGGTGCTGTCCGGTGTGGCGGGGGGAGGTCTCCCGGACGCCCGTTGCGGAGCGTTCCGTTCTGCCATACTGCCGGTGTTTCGTCGCCAGCCAGCAGACAAAGGCCCCATTTGGATACCAGCCAGCAGCAGGGCGTCAGCGGTTCCCGGTCTCCCGACCCCGAGCGGCCCCGCCCGCGCGGCACGGCCCGTTCCCACGCCCGCCGGGCCGAACTCATCGAGATCGGGCGGAAGTTGTTCGCCGACACGTCCTACGACGCCCTGTCGATGGACGACATCGCACGTCAGGCCCATGTCGCCAAGGGGCTGATCTACTACTACTTCACGTCCAAGCGCGGCTATTACCTGGCCATCGTGGAGGACGCCGTCGCCGAGCTGGTCTCCCGGGCGGCGAGCGGCACCGAACTGCCGGGCCGGGCCCGTGTCGAGCGGACCATCGACGGCTATCTGCGCTACGCGGAGCAGAACCAGGCCGCGTACCGCACCATCGTCAGCGGCGGGGTCGGCTTCGACGCCGAGGTGCAGGCGATCCGGGACGGGGTGCGCGAGGCGATCGTCGACACCATCGCGGAGGGCGCCTACGGCCGCCGGGACATCCCGCGGCTCGCCCGGCTCGCGATCCTGGGCTGGCAGTGGAGCGTGGAGGGCGTCACCCTCGACTGGATCGGCCGGGACGGACCGCCCCGCGACACCGTCCGTGAACTGCTGGTCAGACTGCTCGGCAGCACCCTGCGCACCATCGAGGAGCTGGAACCGTCCTGCCCGGCGCCCCCGCGCGTGCGGCCCGCGTAGGTTCCACGTACCGGAGCGGTCCACGTACCGGAGAAGTCCACGCACACGGTGGAGGGGCGGGACCCGCGACCGGGTCCCGCCCCTCCACCGTTGTGATGCTGGTTCGTGCGCCGGGGCCGCCGCCCCGGGTTCCGCGAAGGCTAGTTGATCGCCTTGATCAGCTCACCGTTCGCGGTGTCACCGCTCAGGTCCCAGATGAACGTGCCGGCGAGAGCCTGCTCGTTCTTGTAGGCCATCTTGGTGGCGAGGGTGGCGGGGGTGTCGTAACTCCACCACTCGTTGCCGCACTTGGCGTACGCGGTGCCGCCGACCGTACCGGTGGCCGGGCACTTCGTCTTGAGCACCTTGTAGTCGTCGATGCCCTGCTCGTACGTGCCCGGGGCCGGGCCGGTGGCGGTGCCGCCGGGCGCGGACTGGGTGACGCCGGTCCAGCCGCGGCCGTAGAAGCCGACGCCCAGGAGCAGCTTGTTCGACGGGATGCCGAGGTTCTTCAGCTTCTTGATCGTCGCGTCCGAGTGGAACTCGGCCTTCGGGATGCCCGGGTAGCTCTTCAGCGGCGAGTGCGGGGCGGTCGGGCCCTTGGCGGACCAGGTGCCGAAGTAGTCGTACGTCATCGGGTTGTACCAGTCGACGTACTGCGCGGCGCCCGCGTAGTCGGCGGCGTCGATCTTGCCGCCCGCCGACGCGTCGGCCGGGATCGCGGAGGAGATCAGCTTGGTGGAGCCGAACTTGGCGCGCAGCGCCTGCATCAGGTTCCGGTACGCGGCGTGTCCGCTGGTGTCACAGCCGGCACCGCAGGCGTTGGGGTACTCCCAGTCGATGTCGATCCCGTCGAAGACCCCTGTCCAGCGCGGGTCGTTGAGCAGGTCGTAGCAGGACTGGGCGAACGCGGCCGGGTTCTGCGCGGCCTGGGTGAACCCGGCGGACCAGGTCCAGCCGCCGAAGGACCACAGCACCTTGAGGTTCGGGTTCTTCGCCTTCAGCTTCTTGAGCTGGTTGAAGTTGCCGCGCAGCGGCTGGTCCCAGGTGTCGGCGACGCCGTCCACGGAACCGGCGGCGGGGTACGCCTTGTCCGTCGCGGCGTACGCGTCACCCATGGTGCAGCGGCCGCCCTGGACATTGCCGAATCCGTAGTTGATGTGGGTCAGCTTCGCGGCGGAGCCGGACGTCTGGATGTTCTTGACGTGGTAGTTCCGGCCGTACACGCCCCATTCGGGGAAGTAGCCGATGACCTTCGAGCCCGCCGCGGCCTGGGTCGTGGCGGTGGTGTC includes:
- a CDS encoding SCO1431 family membrane protein, whose product is MNATAFQTRRAAARTGGPRTDGPRVLEHVLGWTLVVVIAMLVTRLGLM
- a CDS encoding TetR/AcrR family transcriptional regulator, which produces MDTSQQQGVSGSRSPDPERPRPRGTARSHARRAELIEIGRKLFADTSYDALSMDDIARQAHVAKGLIYYYFTSKRGYYLAIVEDAVAELVSRAASGTELPGRARVERTIDGYLRYAEQNQAAYRTIVSGGVGFDAEVQAIRDGVREAIVDTIAEGAYGRRDIPRLARLAILGWQWSVEGVTLDWIGRDGPPRDTVRELLVRLLGSTLRTIEELEPSCPAPPRVRPA
- a CDS encoding glycoside hydrolase family 18 protein; this translates as MSAPHRPRGRFRALVSTVCCAVLGAGLLAGATTGASASAEDTTATTQAAAGSKVIGYFPEWGVYGRNYHVKNIQTSGSAAKLTHINYGFGNVQGGRCTMGDAYAATDKAYPAAGSVDGVADTWDQPLRGNFNQLKKLKAKNPNLKVLWSFGGWTWSAGFTQAAQNPAAFAQSCYDLLNDPRWTGVFDGIDIDWEYPNACGAGCDTSGHAAYRNLMQALRAKFGSTKLISSAIPADASAGGKIDAADYAGAAQYVDWYNPMTYDYFGTWSAKGPTAPHSPLKSYPGIPKAEFHSDATIKKLKNLGIPSNKLLLGVGFYGRGWTGVTQSAPGGTATGPAPGTYEQGIDDYKVLKTKCPATGTVGGTAYAKCGNEWWSYDTPATLATKMAYKNEQALAGTFIWDLSGDTANGELIKAIN